The genomic stretch CGTAGCCCAGGCGCAGGGCGGCCGGGTCGGCCTGCGCCCAGCTGGCGGTGAGCACGGGCAGGCCGATGACGGCGAGGGCAACGGCGATGGAGAGGCCCCAGGCGGCGGCCTGCTGACCGGACGTGTCGCCGCGACGGCCGGCCACCACGTACGTGGCGGCGAGCGCGACGAAGTAGACGGCCCAGATGAGTACGCCGGCCGTTCGCGGCCCGGGATGAGAGAAGCTATCTGGCTGGGCTGACATGGTTCTCCACGTTCAGGAGTTGCTTGGCGTATTCCAGGGCGTTGCCGAGCGTCCGTTGTGACGGCGGCGCCTGCAGCCAACCGGCCGCGAAGGTGTTCCAGCAGAGGCTGGGCAGCGGGCTACCGGCCCAGGGGCAGTAGTGCTTGGCCGACGGCCAGATGTTGACGTGCCGGATGTCCCGGTCGGCCGGGGAGCGGACCCAGGCCGGAGGGATGGCGGCGCCCAGATTCGAGACGTCGACGATCAGCAGGTAGGGGCAACGGACTAACCTGTCCGGGTCCCGGCCGCCGCGGATGCCGGTCACGCTCAGGCGGATGGCCATCACCGGCCCGGGCGGTTCGGTCGTGGTCCGCCCGGACCGTCGTGGCGGCGGTGTGACACCGCGGGCGATCACCCCGAGGTCGGGATAGCCGCTCGCGGCCAGGCGCCGCACCGCCGCGTCGGTGACGCCCATGTCATCTGGCCGGGCTGTCGGGATTCACATTGGCGAGGACCTGGCGCACGGCCTCCAGAAGATTGGCCAGCCCGCGCTCGGCGGTGGCCGTGCCGCGCCACGCCTTCGGGGTGTCGCCCCAGCAGAGCGTGGGCATCTTCCTGCCGTTGAACGGGCACACCTCCCTCGCGCGGTAGATGTTCCTGTGCTTGATCCGCGAGTCCTCCGGGGACGCTATCCAGATCGGCGGGAGGGCGGTCTCCAAGCTCCGCACCGAGGCCAGCACGCGGTACGAGACCGGAACGCGGTCGCTGCGTTTGCTGCCGGAGATCCCGCCGATGACCACCGCTATGGCGGTGATGAGGTTGCCGCTGGTGGCCAGCGGCTGGAGGCTGGGGAACATGCCGGTCGCCCGGCGGAAGTCAGCGCTGCTGATCGGAATGGACACGGATGCTCAGCTCCTCGGTGGGTGTGGCCTCTAGCAGGTGGGCGGGGCATTCCCCCGGGTCACGGTCGGCCGCGCGATAGCCGGCCAGGACCCCGTCGATGCCGTTCCAGGCGTGGAACCGGGCCACGGCGGCGGCGTTGCCGGTGAGCTCGGCGATCAGCGTCGCGGCCTGGATCCCGCCGATGATCGCCGCGCCGGTGGCGATGGACGGCACCGGCACCGGACCGGTCACGTCGGTGCAGGAGAGCCGGACCGGGTCGAGCGCCACGGATCGGCCCAGCCAGCAGACGACGCAGCGGCCGTTGTCCTTCGGGTCGCACACGTGCACCCGGCCGACGAACCCGTCGACGGCGCCGTTCACCCAGGCGATGCCGAGCCGCTCGGTCAGGCAGTTCAGCACCCACCGGGTCTGCTGGTTGTCCGGGCAGGACAGCACCGCGTCGGCGGAGCGCAGGGCCGAACCGAGCCGGTCGATGCGTCGCCGCTGCTCGGCGACGGCCGGGTCCACGTCGAGCAGCACCTCGTCGCCGAGCAGCTGGTCGCGCCCGTGCACGTCGATGACGGTCTGGATCCCGGTGACGGTGATCTCCGGGTTGATCGCGGCGAGCCGTTCCGCGGCCCGTTGCGCCTTGGGCCGGCCGATGTCGGCGTGGGTGTAGAGCACCTGCCGGTTGAGGTTGTGCCGTTCCACCTCGCCGTCCATGTCGACCACGCACAGGTCGAGGTCGTCGGCGGGCGTGGCGGCCAGGGCGGCGCCGGCCCAGCTGCCGAGGGCGCCGGCGCCGACCATCACGACCCGGGAAGCCGGCAGGCGGCCGGGCACGGCGACGTCCGGTCCGGCGAACGGCGACCAGCTCAGCGCGGGCGCGGGCCGGGCCGGCAGCCGGTTCGGCCGGACGGTGACGCCGGCCGTCGTGGCCCGCGCAGGCAGGCTG from Paractinoplanes brasiliensis encodes the following:
- a CDS encoding ThiF family adenylyltransferase; the protein is MDKYARQQALVAQDVLADASVEVAGTGPALTCLLQCLAMLGVATRHGAIHLRDAARPATPADVSGQFLLRPDDVGTDLGAALVRRMHDLDPAVNVTAEGAPLHRALTVAVPGAGELAGIDARGPVDIWGQVHATSLSVGPEPGPDGPAAPNVLTAALACVCGGLLAQAVIAGLGALVSGPAVLSGWTEERLWLRQPGIGRYAAGTGLDAPDLHAVLGVAAGPAVAAGFRILRDGAPVDARITMIIDDDTVVVSLPARATTAGVTVRPNRLPARPAPALSWSPFAGPDVAVPGRLPASRVVMVGAGALGSWAGAALAATPADDLDLCVVDMDGEVERHNLNRQVLYTHADIGRPKAQRAAERLAAINPEITVTGIQTVIDVHGRDQLLGDEVLLDVDPAVAEQRRRIDRLGSALRSADAVLSCPDNQQTRWVLNCLTERLGIAWVNGAVDGFVGRVHVCDPKDNGRCVVCWLGRSVALDPVRLSCTDVTGPVPVPSIATGAAIIGGIQAATLIAELTGNAAAVARFHAWNGIDGVLAGYRAADRDPGECPAHLLEATPTEELSIRVHSDQQR